GAGATTCATAAGCATAAGCATGAATTACCAAGATCAACTTCAAAGATACAGAATATATACTAGAACACTTTACAAATACACCACTTCTTCCTCCACCCACACTTTCTCTTTCAGTTAACCTCATTTAACATGGTCCTAGTTGTTAAGAATATAGACCAGCagtcataatatatatgtatgtatcaTGCATGAAATTAGTTCTTTTGACCCGATCATACTTGGtcgaaccaaatcaatcaccGAGAGTGTATTGCAAATGTTGTATAACTGGTTCAAATTCGACAGAGTTGAGTTCGGGCTGGAATTTCCGGGTGATGACTATTAGAAAGCTTCAACCATTGCTGGAACGGTTACTACATTATCTTCAGTTGCGCTCTTGTTTTCTTCGTCTTGATCGTCTTCGTCTTCGTCTTCGTCTCCCTCGGCTTCCCACAAGAAATGGGCATATGATCCCCAGACCATACTGCCGAAGTCgagcagaagaagaacaaCGTTAATTAAGAAGTTGGGACTTcatttttagataaaagtgtagagagagatgatgatgatatgtACCAATCGTTAGGGGAAGCATGAAGGGCTTGATTGAAGTAAGATTTGGCTCTATCCTCATCTCTCTGCGTCTCCCATATCAGCTTCCCGTACAGAGAAAGCACCTCGCCGTCACCCGGGCTTGCCAGAATCGCCCTCCCGTAATACTCTTCGGCTTTCACCACATCTCCCTCCACCTATACACACAAACCACTTCATCACAATGCATCAAAAAGGGGAAATTTTAGACCAGCCTCAACTTGGTTAAATCCGAAATCAATTATTtggtaagtgtaatatacttacCGTATAATTTGATCTATCGTGACCGATCACAAGCAAGCAAGTCTTACATATAATtggtaagtgtaatatacttgcCGTGTAATTGATCTATCGTTCAAGCAAGTCTGTTTATGATtagtaagtgtaatatatttatcgtataattaatttatttttaaaaaaaagtgaccaatcacgAACAAGTATCATATACTTGCTTTACTGATTACTTTGTTCTACCAAATTGAACCGAACAAGAATTTTCCATCCTAAAGTAAGAAAATCATAGTTTTCTACTATAAGTTGGAGCACATTTGATTCGTGCAATCTGAACTGTTTAGCTGATACCTCGTGTAAGTATTTGCCGTAATTTCTCAAGAGCAGGGAGTTCGTGGGATCCACCTTAAGCATCTCCTGATAGTAAGAGCCGATCTTGGACCGATCGGCATCGCTTCCATTTCCACCACTGCCGCCGCCGGGATTCCGGTTC
The window above is part of the Sesamum indicum cultivar Zhongzhi No. 13 linkage group LG2, S_indicum_v1.0, whole genome shotgun sequence genome. Proteins encoded here:
- the LOC105156004 gene encoding uncharacterized protein LOC105156004, which gives rise to MKSLLCRTGSGQIPVQTPLMPSSPRHSVSLPFQDSAASVFSGQKKSSQRVSLHKEMSRRNIRRSSSESDVIRLEMRTLSKMGSRSFTTPRIPEDEFGDGIHDRTGYTGDLPTSGMSWEDGFPGGGMNKNRNPGGGSGGNGSDADRSKIGSYYQEMLKVDPTNSLLLRNYGKYLHEVEGDVVKAEEYYGRAILASPGDGEVLSLYGKLIWETQRDEDRAKSYFNQALHASPNDCMVWGSYAHFLWEAEGDEDEDEDDQDEENKSATEDNVVTVPAMVEAF